CATAATGCTATTTGGTGAGCCTGTAAATTTTAAAATCAGCCGCAGCAGCTCCGAAGTTTATAACCGGCTATCCGAAGAAGGAACAAATTTAACTTTCAGGTCCGGCGTTTTCATATTTTTATCCAGCGGAAACATGGGGCGTTTGATGCGTTTGTATGTTAATCCTTCCAGGTTCTGATCTACACCGCCCGGTGTAAGGGCCATGATCCAAAAGGCCCGCATGTCGTACAGTTCGGGCACCAAATACCCTTGCTTTACCACCACAATATCCGTTTTTCTGGGATTGAGGTTTAAACTGGTAAATTGTTCTTCCCGGTGGTAGGCACTCCGTTTTTTAGTAACAATCACCTGTACGCTACCCACCTGTATTACCACCGCATTCTGGTCTTTATCGATGCTTTTTACGGTTCCGGTGAGCCGCACCGGTGGGGCAAATCTAAAGTCTACGGTAGCGCCTGCTAAACCATCCACTTTACCGCCTACGCCCGCTTGCACCGCGCTGCTTACTACCTCTGGCCCCGGGATGGAAGCGTAAATTAACAATGGGCCATTTTCTGTTTTAAATTCGGGTCGGGAAAGGATTTCTTTTAAAGTCCAGGTTACGTCGCCCGCGCCGCCTGCCGTAGGATTATCGCCGGAATCGCTGATAAAGAAAGGACGTTTATTACTAGCAACGGCTTTGTTCAAAGCTTCGTGTAAAGAATCGGTGGGGGCTACAAAGGCAAACTGCGAGCGCACATTCCAGAAACTTTGGGCCAGCTTTTCGGCGGTTGTGGTTACTTTGGCTTTATTATCGCCAGTTACCATTACTACGCCGTGGTTACGGGGTTCGTCGGCCCAGGCGTACCCAATCCAGATAGCCGCGTCGATAACACCGGCTTGCGCCGTTGCGGGCACTAGGCTCGCGTATAAACTTTTGCCGGGCTCCACGCGAGTACTGGTTTTTTCTCCAGGCAACAAAATAGGTACCGGAATCCAGGCTTTATAGGTTGGTTTTCCTTGGCCGCTTTCCAGCCTGGTTAATAAATTATCAACGGCCCGTTTCTTGGTTTGGATGCGGTCTTCGTGCGGCGCCATCCGGAAGCAAGTTATTAAATCAGTATTTTGTGCCAACCGCCACGAAACATTACCGTGCAAATCCATGGAAGTGGAGATAAGGGTTTTCTTGCCAATTACTTCCCGGATTCGCACAATAAAATCTCCTTCCGGATCATCCAGGCCCACAACGCTCATAGCGCCATGAATATCTAAATAAAGGCCGTCGTAAGGGGCATTTTTCCGGAGCAAATCCAACGTTTGTTTCACTAAAGATTCGTAGGTTTCGCGGGTTACAGCTCCGCCCGGCGAGGCGTTGGCGACTAAAGTAGGAATCCAGGTGGCTCGGCTCCGATCCACAGAATCAGGCGCTAAAAACGGGTAATAAACATAAGTGTCTTCTCCTTGTCTGGTTCTAAAAGCATCTTCCCGGGTTAGGGCCGGCGAAAACGTGCTCGACTCGGTGCCAATACCCGCAATGGCAATGCGCGGGAGCGGCTTTTTTTGAAAATTCTTTACTTGTTTTTTACTTTTTAATCCGGGCGCCGGATGATTCTTACTATAAGAGGCAAAGCTGAACAAGGCGATTAAAACACAACAAACAGATAAGGAAATTAGGCGTTTTACAAACATAATTTTACTTTAAGGCACATTTTGTTAGTAATTTTTAAATGTAGCTAAATCGTTTAAATAACAAAGCCAATGTCCAAATTTTAGCAACATTATTTAGTAAAATGGCTACCAAATACGTGATGAATAAACTATTCCGAGTCAAAAATTATTCTCCTGGCATTAAAATTAAAGCAGACATAATGCAGATGATTCTGAAAAAACAAGCATAACATTACAGCAGCTAAAGCCATCAGCATGAAATTATATAACCAGAGCTCCTGTTTTTGGCACATCCAGCAGGATGATTAATCTAAAAATTTAAAAATCTTACCAGTTTGCAGTTATCATCTTGCAAACTGTTTAGTATTTGTAAAATCCAGATACAACATTCGCCTTTGGGGGTGTCTCCACCACCATAACGGGATAGCGCAATAAAATACTACTCCTAAAAGCTTCTGGTTCGTGCCTTTATTGATTACATTTTAGAATGCTAAACAGCTTCTGGATTAAAAATAAACCCGGCCAATATTGCGAATAAACCAATCTGACAATTACTTTTATAACCTTTCTGAAAACTCCCAGGTAGTTGCCTTGTTTTGGCTCCACAACTGGACGGCTGTTTAGCGCGTAAACCAAAACAAGTTTATATTTAATAATCGTCCCAAACAATTCAGGAGCCTAGCTTGTTAAAAAACCTTAATGAAAGTAACTGTTTGCCGCAAAGAACATTTTAATGCCGCGCACCGGCTGCACAATCCGGCCTGGAGCCCCGAGATGAACCAAAAAGTATTTGGCAAGTGTAATAATCCCAACTACCACGGGCATAACTATAACCTTACCGTAAAATTAACCGGCACCGTTAACCCCGAAACCGGTTACGTGTACGACATGAAAATTCTCAGCGACCTGATTCAAACGGAAATTATAGCTAAATTCGACCACCAAAATCTAAACCTTGACACGGAAGAATTTAAAAATTTGAATCCAACCGCCGAAAATATTGCCATTGTAATCTGGAACCGCCTGCGCGATAAAATTTCGGCGGCCTACGAACTTTCCGTTATGCTTTCTGAAACGGACCGCAATTTTGTAGAATACCATGGATAAACCCCATACCACTAATATACCTACTGATTTGGAAAACGAAGAAACTGACCCAATCGCTCCTAATATATCCATCGAAACGCCGCTCCGGCCCGATGCTTTTGCCTTAAGTGATGCCGATAAAATTGAACGGATTACGTTTTATTTTCGCGAAATTATGCACACGCTCGGCTTAGATTTAACCGACGATAGTTTGCAAGGCACCCCGCACCGGGTAGCCAAAATGTACGTAAACGAAGTATTCCGGGGCCTGAACCCGGAAAATAAACCCCAAGCCAAACTATTCGAGAACCGCTACGCCTACAATCAAATGCTGGTAGAGCGCGACATTACCATTTACTCGTACTGCGAGCACCATTTTGTACCCATTATTGGCAAAGCCCACGTAGCCTATATTCCCGAAAACAACGTGGTGGGATTATCTAAGTTAAACCGCATTGTGCAGTATTTCGCTAAGCGGCCGCAAGTACAAGAACGCTTAACCATGCAAATCGCCGATGAATTAAAAAATGTGCTGCATACCCAAAACGTAGCCGTTTACATTGAGGCCGATCATTTATGCGTGATGAGCCGGGGCGTAAACGATGTGGGTAGCAGCACCATTACCACGGAGTTCTCCGGATTGTTTCGGGAAGATAAATACCGGCACGAGTTTTTACAGTACATCCGGAAGTAATTAAAATATTTTATTAATAATATATATAAAATTACAAATAATTTCATACTTTTAAAGCCATTGCCCTTTATCGCTCGTATATGCCTCTTATTGCGTTGTTTCTTTTTAAAATATCCAGTTGTTAGCTAATGCAACAGAAACAAATTAAATGGCAGGTAAAATATTAATCACCGGTGGTACGGGGCTGATTGGCACCCGGCTCTCCGAAATGCTCATCGATCTGGGCTACGAAGTAGCGCATTTAAGCCGGAATGGCGTCAAACACTCTCGCTATCAGACTTTTAAATGGGATATCGCTAAAAATTACATCGAAGAAAAAGCCCTTACTTATACCGATTACATTATTAACCTGGCCGGTGCCGGTGTAGCCGACGAAAAATGGACCGAGAAACGCAAGCAGGAAATACGCGATAGCCGGGTAAACGGTACCAATCTTTTAATCAACCAGCTTCAAAAAACGTCGCACCACGTTAAAGGATTTATTTCAGCTTCGGCGGTGGGCATTTATGGCAACAGCGGCGAACGCCTGGTAGCCGAGGAAAGCAGTTACGCCGAAAACGATTTTCTGGCTAACGTGTGCCGCGAATGGGAAGCGGCGGCCAATCAGGCTAATAATTTAGGTATTCGCACGGCTATTTTCCGGATTGGCATTGTGCTGAGTAAAGAAGGCGGCGCTCTACCCCAATTAGCTAAACCGATTAAGCTTTTGGTGGGTGCTCCATTAGGCTCAGGGCAACAATACATTTCCTGGATTCATCTGGACGATATGTGCCGCTTACTTATCGCGGCTCTCGAAGATCATCAGTTTCAGGGGGTATACAACGCCGTAGCCCCACACCCGGTTACCAACGAAGAATTTACCCAAAAACTAGCCGAAGTATTACACAAACCACTTACTGGTTTAAAAGTACCCGCCTTTGGTTTAAAACTGGTACTCGGTGAAATGAGCGAAACTGTACTGGGCGGCACCCGGGTTAGCGCCAACAGAGTGCTCCAAACTGGTTTTACCTACGAGTACAATTACCTCGAAGAAGCCTTGGAATCGTTTTACGCGAAAGAAGTTTAACACAAACCAGGAGGAATCTGGGGCAGCAACTAACACCTAAAACATGTAAAATTTGGCCTAACCTTTTACTTTCTGTTTACACGACTTTTTTATTTTTTAAAATTTTCCGCAAGTTTTGCGGCCAGGAAACGATTATTTTAAAAAACATCGTTAGCCCGTTTATGTACACCCGCGAACAAGCCTCTCAACTCCGGCAAGCTTTCTGGACTACTTTTGGCCAATACATGACGCCCGTGCTGTCGGCCGAAGGATTAAAGGCCAACTGGATTAACTACAATACCGGATTTAAAAACCTTTACTTCCGGATGAAAGCCGATAAAAAAACAGCTTCTATTGGCATAGAAATAACTCATGCGGATCTGGAAATTCAAGAGTTTTTCATGGAACAATTTATGGCTTTGAAAAACTTATTGCACGACACGGTAGGCGAAGAATGGGTTTGGAACTCGCACGTACCCGACGAAAATGACCGGCTTATTTCCCGGATTTACAAAGAAATTAGCCCGGTTAACGTATTTAATCGCGATGACTGGCCCACCCTGATTTCCTTTTTTAAACCCCGTATTATTGCCCTGGATGCTTTTTGGAGCGATGCCCAGTATTCTTTTGAAGAGCTTCGGTAAGACCTGGCCGCAACAATGCTGCCAGCCTTTTAATTGTTAGTGCTAATATTTTTAAATTTTTGATCTATTTGGTACAAACATTAATCATACGCTGTTATAACTGGCGCACCTACACTAGCGCAAGTGTTAATCGTAACGTCACTGGCGTTAAACAGACCAAAGCCAGTCTCCCGACTGGCGAATAGCAATACTTCAACACGTCAGCCGGAAGATTACTATTTGTCTCTTTAACCAAATCTCGCTACGCTAAGAATAGCGCTAGTGCCGAAATGCTGACTGGAACTAAAAGCCTTTAAATAAGGCCATGCTACTTCCGCACCACCACCTAATATTTATTTTTTAAATTTTATCAATCCTACGGGCAATTAATTATCTTGTAACCTGGATAAACTACGGCTGCTAGGTCTTTTGCCGCTTGCCGCAGTTTGCTCTTACTTAAACCAAGCTCTAATTTAAAAATTCATGAAGAAAGTTTATTCTGCTTTTACCTGGCTAACAATTATCTGCGCCGGTTTATTGCTTGGTTTGACTAAACCGGTACAAGCGCAAAAATTGGGAGTTTTTGAAAAAAACACCGATGTGGGCACGGTTAAGCAAGCCGGTACCGCTACTTTTAACGCCAGCACCGGGCAATACCAGCTCAGCGGCTCGGGCACCAACATCTGGGGCGACCACGACGAGTTTCAGTTTATGTGGAAGCGGCTGAAAGGGGATTTTATTTTGTACTCGCGGGGTAACTTATTGGGCAAAGGCGTGGATCCGCACCGTAAAATCGGCTGGATGGTGCGCAGCAGTTTAGATTCTAAATCGGCGAACGTAAACACGTCTATTCACGGCGATGGCCTGACGGCTTTGCAGTTCCGGCGCAGTACCGGGGCCGCTACCGAAGAAGTACGCTCCACGGTTACGGCGCCGGATGTATTTCAACTGGAAAGACGCGGCAATAAGTATATCATGAAAGCGGCCCGTTTTGGGGAGCCGTTTGTTGTTTCCGAAATTACCGACGTAAACTTAGGCGATGAAGTGTACGTGGGTTTATTTATCTGCTCCCACAACCCCGACGTTACCGAAAAAGCTACGTTCCAGGATGTGCGCATTAGTATTCCGGCCCGCGAAAACTTTGTTCCTTATAAAGATTATATTGGCAGCCGCATCGAGTTAATGGATGTGACTACCGGTAGCCGCCAGGTAGTGTATACATCACCTAAATCGTTACAAGCCCCCAACTGGACGCCCGACGGTAAAAAGCTGATTTACAACGCCGAAGGCTTAATGTATACTTTCGACCTCGCCAAAAAAACGCCGCAGGTTTTAAACACGGATTATGTAAAGAAAAATAACAACGACCACGTACTTTCTTTTGACGGTAAAATGCTAGGCTTAAGCAGTTCCAGCGGCGACCCCAAGTATGGTTCGCTGGTGTATACCGTACCCATAACCGGCGGCAAACCGAAGCAAATCACCCCCACGGGCCCCTCCTACCTGCACGGCTGGTCGCCGGATGGTAAATCGCTGTTGTTTACCGGTGAGCGCAACAAAGAATTTGATATTTACAAAGTACCCGCCGCGGGCGGCCCGGAAGTACGTTTAACCACAGCCCAGGGCCTGGATGATGGTTCGGAATATACGCCCGATGGCAAATGGATTTACTTTAACTCCAACCGCACTGGCACCATGCAAATCTGGCGGATGCGCCCGGATGGCAGCCAGCAGGAAGCCGTAACCACCGGCGATTACAACGATTGGTTTCCGCATGTATCGCCAGACGGTAAATGGATTGTAATGCTATCATTTGATAAAAAAGAAGTAAAATCCAATGATCATCCGTTTTACAAGCACGTGTATTTGCGCCTGATGCCGATTGCCGGTGGTCAGCCCAAAGTAATTGCTTACTTGTACGGCGGACAAGGCTCGATTAACACGCCTTCCTGGTCGCCGGACAGCAAACGCATTGCCTTTATCAGCAATACCGATATGAGCGCTGGCGCCGAAGCAAAATAAATTTACCTTTGCATTGTTTGGAATTGCCTCAAAATTTAAATTTTTAAAAATTTTGTTCGCAGCTTCGAGATAAATTTAAAACCTGTTTCTTCCCCCAACATGATTAAAACTTCGCGTCTAACATTCTCTTTTCTATTGCTGTTTAGCTTTATTTTTCATTCGGCTTTGGCGCAAAAAAAGCCGAAGGCCAATGCAGAAAAATGGATTTCGTTGTATAACGGCAAAGATTTAACCGGTTGGGACATCAAAATTGCCGGCCACGCGCTGAATGATAATTACAAAAATACCTTCCGGGCCGAAGGCGATATGATCCGGGTATCGTACGACGAGTACCAGAACTTTGATGGCAAATATGGGCACATGTATTACAAAACGCCTTATTCGCACTATATTTTAAAATTTGAGTACCGCTTTTTAGGCAACCAGGTACCCGGCGGCGAAGAATGGAACGTGCGCAACAGCGGCATTATGTACCACTCGCAATCGGCTAAGAGTTTAACCATGAACCAGGAATTTCCGGTTTCGTTGGAAGTACAATTACTCGGGGGTTTAGGTACCGGCCAACGGCACACGGGCAATTTATGTACGCCAGGCACGCAAATGCACGACATGCAGGGCAAACTGGTGTCGGCTCATTGCATCGATTCTAATTCCAAAACTTACAACGGCGACCAGTGGGTAAAAGCCGAAATTCAGGTGTACGGCGACTCGCTAATCCGGCACATTATTGAAGGCGATACTGTGTTTACTTACCAAAAACCCGAAATTGGCGAAGTGTACTGGAAGCAAGGCAAAGAAGATGCGTACAGCAAAATCTGGAAAGCGCAGGATGGCGCTCCGTTAAAAAGCGGCTACATTGCCCTGCAAGCCGAAAGCCACGCCATTGATTTCCGGAATTTACAATTATTGAACTTAAAAACGCAAATGCCTCCTAAGCCTCGCAAAGCCAAAGCGGCCCCTAAGTCTTAAGCCCTGCAATGCGCATTTTTTAAATTTCTGTAAATCTATTAACCTAAGCGATAAACGTCGTGCTTGGGGGTGATATCATCCCCAGCCACGATGCATTCCCGAATACTTTTGGGCAATCCTGCTTAACTTGCATTTTTCCTTTAACCGCGAAACTCCTAAATTTTGACCCATTCCTTTTAGGAAATCGGTAATAATTAATGCTATTTCGTACTGCAATTTTTATTCTTTATAACTGTATTTATCTCTAATGAAAAAATCTATTTATCTGTTGGTAGTAAGCGGCGTTTTGGTAATGTCGGGATGTCAGCAAAATGCCAAAGTAAAAGAAAACAGCCCCGCTACCACCCCAGCCGTAACAGATAAGCCCGCCGTTAATTTATCTTCTTCGGATTCTTCTACCCTGGAAACGCAAGGCAGTACCGCCACCGCCGCTACTGGTACCGGCCAGAAATTTGGCTACATCAACTCTGCCGATTTGTTAAAACAAATGCCCGAAACTAAAAAAGCCGAAGCAAGTTTGCAGGCTTTTGTAAATGGTTTAGAAAAACAATTTGGCGGTTTACAAACCAGCTACCAAAAACAGATTACCGATTTTCAGGCTCAGGAAAAAACCATGGTGGATGCCGTGAAACAAACCAAAATTAAAGCTATCCAGGACCTGGAACAGCAAATGCAGCAATCGCAGGCGTCGGGACAGCAAAAAGTAGCCGCCAAACGCGAAGAGTTATTTAAGCCTATTCTGGATAAAGCCGAAAAAGCAGTAAAAGACGTGGGTAAAGAAAACGGCTACGATTACGTTTTTGATGCCAGCACCGGCTCGTTTATTTACGCCAAAGACAGCCACGACATTATGCCTTTGGTAAAAGCGAAGTTAGGAATTAAGTAATTTTTTAAAATTAATGCTACCTGGCTTTCTAATCTGCGTAAACAACTAACCGGCCCATTGGATGCCGGGGTGTTTCACTAAATTACCAGACTATGAAAGACGACCAAAATAAAAACAACGACAAGAAAGACGATATTTTAAAAGATATTCGGTCCGTACCTAAAGCCGCTACTGGTGGCAACGGGGGTGGTAACCAAAACGTAGATGATCCCAAGAAACCAGCCAAAGGCGGTCGGCACGATGCGAATAGCGTAGAAGATGGCGGCCAGGATATTGGTTCATCGGCGGGCAGCCACTAACCAACCTACTAATTTCAGGAACTCTGCGGTTAAAGCCGCAGAGTTTTTTTTATGCCCGCAAAATTTTAATTTTTTAAAAATTACCTAAACCGGAAAGCTTGTATTTAATACCGTAGCCGCTCGACCAAGCAATAGGAAGGTGTTAACAGAAAAAAGCAGAACAGACGGCAGCCAGATACATCGCATCAGAATTGCTTGTAAACCCAGTA
The sequence above is a segment of the Adhaeribacter swui genome. Coding sequences within it:
- the folE gene encoding GTP cyclohydrolase I FolE — translated: MDKPHTTNIPTDLENEETDPIAPNISIETPLRPDAFALSDADKIERITFYFREIMHTLGLDLTDDSLQGTPHRVAKMYVNEVFRGLNPENKPQAKLFENRYAYNQMLVERDITIYSYCEHHFVPIIGKAHVAYIPENNVVGLSKLNRIVQYFAKRPQVQERLTMQIADELKNVLHTQNVAVYIEADHLCVMSRGVNDVGSSTITTEFSGLFREDKYRHEFLQYIRK
- a CDS encoding TolB family protein; amino-acid sequence: MKKVYSAFTWLTIICAGLLLGLTKPVQAQKLGVFEKNTDVGTVKQAGTATFNASTGQYQLSGSGTNIWGDHDEFQFMWKRLKGDFILYSRGNLLGKGVDPHRKIGWMVRSSLDSKSANVNTSIHGDGLTALQFRRSTGAATEEVRSTVTAPDVFQLERRGNKYIMKAARFGEPFVVSEITDVNLGDEVYVGLFICSHNPDVTEKATFQDVRISIPARENFVPYKDYIGSRIELMDVTTGSRQVVYTSPKSLQAPNWTPDGKKLIYNAEGLMYTFDLAKKTPQVLNTDYVKKNNNDHVLSFDGKMLGLSSSSGDPKYGSLVYTVPITGGKPKQITPTGPSYLHGWSPDGKSLLFTGERNKEFDIYKVPAAGGPEVRLTTAQGLDDGSEYTPDGKWIYFNSNRTGTMQIWRMRPDGSQQEAVTTGDYNDWFPHVSPDGKWIVMLSFDKKEVKSNDHPFYKHVYLRLMPIAGGQPKVIAYLYGGQGSINTPSWSPDSKRIAFISNTDMSAGAEAK
- a CDS encoding OmpH family outer membrane protein, which encodes MKKSIYLLVVSGVLVMSGCQQNAKVKENSPATTPAVTDKPAVNLSSSDSSTLETQGSTATAATGTGQKFGYINSADLLKQMPETKKAEASLQAFVNGLEKQFGGLQTSYQKQITDFQAQEKTMVDAVKQTKIKAIQDLEQQMQQSQASGQQKVAAKREELFKPILDKAEKAVKDVGKENGYDYVFDASTGSFIYAKDSHDIMPLVKAKLGIK
- a CDS encoding 6-pyruvoyl trahydropterin synthase family protein, yielding MKVTVCRKEHFNAAHRLHNPAWSPEMNQKVFGKCNNPNYHGHNYNLTVKLTGTVNPETGYVYDMKILSDLIQTEIIAKFDHQNLNLDTEEFKNLNPTAENIAIVIWNRLRDKISAAYELSVMLSETDRNFVEYHG
- a CDS encoding TIGR01777 family oxidoreductase, producing MAGKILITGGTGLIGTRLSEMLIDLGYEVAHLSRNGVKHSRYQTFKWDIAKNYIEEKALTYTDYIINLAGAGVADEKWTEKRKQEIRDSRVNGTNLLINQLQKTSHHVKGFISASAVGIYGNSGERLVAEESSYAENDFLANVCREWEAAANQANNLGIRTAIFRIGIVLSKEGGALPQLAKPIKLLVGAPLGSGQQYISWIHLDDMCRLLIAALEDHQFQGVYNAVAPHPVTNEEFTQKLAEVLHKPLTGLKVPAFGLKLVLGEMSETVLGGTRVSANRVLQTGFTYEYNYLEEALESFYAKEV
- a CDS encoding DUF4268 domain-containing protein; the protein is MYTREQASQLRQAFWTTFGQYMTPVLSAEGLKANWINYNTGFKNLYFRMKADKKTASIGIEITHADLEIQEFFMEQFMALKNLLHDTVGEEWVWNSHVPDENDRLISRIYKEISPVNVFNRDDWPTLISFFKPRIIALDAFWSDAQYSFEELR
- a CDS encoding 3-keto-disaccharide hydrolase, with the translated sequence MIKTSRLTFSFLLLFSFIFHSALAQKKPKANAEKWISLYNGKDLTGWDIKIAGHALNDNYKNTFRAEGDMIRVSYDEYQNFDGKYGHMYYKTPYSHYILKFEYRFLGNQVPGGEEWNVRNSGIMYHSQSAKSLTMNQEFPVSLEVQLLGGLGTGQRHTGNLCTPGTQMHDMQGKLVSAHCIDSNSKTYNGDQWVKAEIQVYGDSLIRHIIEGDTVFTYQKPEIGEVYWKQGKEDAYSKIWKAQDGAPLKSGYIALQAESHAIDFRNLQLLNLKTQMPPKPRKAKAAPKS
- a CDS encoding M81 family metallopeptidase yields the protein MFVKRLISLSVCCVLIALFSFASYSKNHPAPGLKSKKQVKNFQKKPLPRIAIAGIGTESSTFSPALTREDAFRTRQGEDTYVYYPFLAPDSVDRSRATWIPTLVANASPGGAVTRETYESLVKQTLDLLRKNAPYDGLYLDIHGAMSVVGLDDPEGDFIVRIREVIGKKTLISTSMDLHGNVSWRLAQNTDLITCFRMAPHEDRIQTKKRAVDNLLTRLESGQGKPTYKAWIPVPILLPGEKTSTRVEPGKSLYASLVPATAQAGVIDAAIWIGYAWADEPRNHGVVMVTGDNKAKVTTTAEKLAQSFWNVRSQFAFVAPTDSLHEALNKAVASNKRPFFISDSGDNPTAGGAGDVTWTLKEILSRPEFKTENGPLLIYASIPGPEVVSSAVQAGVGGKVDGLAGATVDFRFAPPVRLTGTVKSIDKDQNAVVIQVGSVQVIVTKKRSAYHREEQFTSLNLNPRKTDIVVVKQGYLVPELYDMRAFWIMALTPGGVDQNLEGLTYKRIKRPMFPLDKNMKTPDLKVKFVPSSDSRL